The genomic segment TAACATCAACCTGAATATGATTCTGCTAAACAACCGCATCTACGGTTTGACGAAAGGACAATACTCCCCAACATCTCCTCGCGGCTTCGTCAGCAAGTCATCCCCTTACGGCACGGTAGAGGATCCGTTCCAGCCGGCAGAGCTTTGCTTCGGTGCACGAGGACACTTTTTTGCGCGTGCAGTAGCGACAGATGCAGCCGGAACAATAGAGATTCTGAAAGCAGCCTACAACCATAAAGGCGCCAGTGTCTGCGAAATTCTCCAAAATTGTGTAATCTTTAATAACGGAACACACGATTCCGTTGCCAAAAAAGAAGACCGGGCCAAGAACGCTATCTACTTAGAGCATGGCAAGCCTATGCTTTTCGGCGAGAACAACGAATATGGACTAATGCAAGAAGGTTTCGGCCTGAAAGTGGTGAAACTCGGTGAAAACGGTATTACTGAAAAGGACATCCTTATCCACGATGCTCATTGCGAAGATAATACCTTGCAACTGAAACTTGCCCTAATGGAAGGTCCTGATTTTCCGATAGCCCTCGGCGTAATCCGCGATGTGGAAGCCCCTACCTACGACGATGCCGTACATACACAGATCGAAGAGGTATCCGCCAAAAAGAAGTATCATAATTTCGAGGAATTACTGATGACAAATGACACCTGGGAAGTGAAATAGCCTTTCCCGATACAAGTTTTCAACCTATATTCATTCCCCTTTCATCTTTCATATCCCCTTATAAACAAGGGAATATGAAAGATGAAAGGGGATTTTTTATGCCTTACACGAAACTCAGGAACTGAAGAAACATAGCTGTGGAATGACGGCGCATCCTGTGGATTTTCTCCACAACATTCCACACCATGCATACACATATTATAAGTATTTATAAAAAAATAAACATCTGAATATCACATACATAAACTATCAAAAAAACGCCCCATACCATTTTGGCATACCGCTTGTCCCATAATATCAGCAAAAAATCCAACGGATTTTAATTATACAAGCAATAATTTGTGGAAATATGAAGTCTATCAAAAAAAAATGGAGCTGTGCTTCACATTGCAAGCTACATTTTCAAAAGGTATTAGGTATTATGATTGTAGCATTGGCATTCCTATTGACCGGAAATGCCAATGCACAGGAAAGCAAGACAATTAAAGGTGTTGTAAGAGATGCGACAGGTGAGCCGCTTATCGGCGCCAGTGTCATAGAGAAAGGCACTAACAACGGCGTCATTACGGATGTGGAGGGGAGTTTTATACTGACAGTCCCCACCGACGCAACATTATCCATTGCCTATATGGGCTATGCCACCCGCGAAATCAGATTGGCAAAACGAAAAAAACAAGGTGATCTGAAAGTGACGTTGAGAGAAGACTCGCAACAGCTGAAAGAAGTAGTTGTTACAGCCATGGGCATCAAGAAAGACACCAAACGATTAGGCTATGCCGTCAGCACCATCGAATCGGATGAAATAGTAAAGGCCGGAGCAACCAACTTCGCATCCGCCATGTACGGCAAAGCGCCGGGTATCCGCATTACACAGACACAAGGAGGTGCTGCCGGCGCAGTATCTATCAATGTACGCGGACTGACATCTATTACAGGCAACAATCAACCGCTCATCATTCTGGACGGCGTACCTATCCGTAACGGCGGAACGGGCAAGAGCACCGATTTCGCTGAATTCGGTAACGACGGACAGATACGTTCCAATGGTTTGGTAGACATTAATCCAGAGGACATCGAAAGCGTGAGCGTGTTGAAGGGAGCTTCAGCTACGGCGCTCTACGGTTCAGAAGCTGCAAACGGTGCAGTAGTCATCACCAGTAAACGCGCCAAAAGCGGTAAGCTGACAGTGGATTTCACAGCACAGGTAACCGCCAATCTGCCCGCCTACCTGCCGAAAGTGCAGACCGTATACGGTCCGGGACGTTACAACACAGAATATAGCGATTACGAGAAGCAGACAGGCGGTTTCTACCAGCGTACAATGAATGGTGAAAGTTACAAAAGCTTGTATAGCACAACCATGTCCTTCGGCCCGAAATATGACGGAAGCGACGTGTTATATTGGGACGGTAAGGTTCGCCCCTATCTTCCGACTACGGACAATCCCTGGAAAGAATTGTTCCGTACAGGGTGGAATCAAACGTACAACCTCGCCATTTCGCAAGGTACGGAGACGAGCAGTAACCGCTTCTCATATACCTTTATGGACGAGATGCCCAATTCACTGACCGGCAGTTTTACAAAGCACAACTTCAAATTGACCGGTTCCTACAAGCTGGCAAAACCGCTGACATTGGAATACTCACTGAACTATATCATACAAGACGTAAAAAACCGTCCTCAAACATCATTGAACCTATATGGCAGTTTCAGCAATATGTTCTCTTCTTTCATGGATATTCCTTATTTGAAACAGAGCTATGTCACCAGCCTGGGCTATCGCAACACCTATGCCGTAGGTGGTGACGCCACACTCACTCCGGACGAGGCATGGGCATACAATCCGGGATATTTGAATGGCGTATCGAATATGCTTTGGAACATGTACCATCATCACAGCAAGGAAACGGAGAACCGCCTCATCGGTATGGTACGCCCCACCTGGCAGATTACCAATTGGTTGAGTCTCCGCGCCCAACTTGCCACAGATATAACAGACACCAAGCAGACATTGGAATATGAAACAGAACGCCCTAACTCACTATACGACCCCAGCGGCAGTTTCCAAAGCATCAACCGCCGTTACGACATCGTATACGGTGATGTAATGTTGAATTTCAACTACAATATCCGCCGCTTCGACATTGCCGCTACGCTGGGCTGGACAGGACGTTACGAAAACATGAATAACATGCGCGTTTCCACCAACGGCGGTCTGGTTACGGAAAACTGGTTTGACCTCAACGCCAGCCGTTACACCGCCAGCAGCACACTGCAACGTATGGAACTGTTGAAGACAGGCTACATGGGTACACTGAGTCTGGGCTGGGACAACTACCTATTCCTCGAACTGACCGGACGACAAGAGCGTTCCTCCACACTGAAAGACAAAAGTTTCTTCTATCCTTCCGCCAACCTTAGTTTCCTGTTCTCGAACGCTTTCCGCATGCCGGCATGGTGGAATCATGGCAAGCTCCGCCTTTCATACGGAATCGTGGGTAACGCACCGGAAACCTATGCCGCCAATATCATCTACGAGCAAGGCTCGGACAACGGCTTCACATGGAACTATGTGCCTTCTTCATGGGGCAATGCCAACATCCGCCCTGAAAAAAAGTACGAATACGAAATCGGTCTTGAAAGCAAGTTCCTCAATAACCGCCTGGGCTTTGACGTGTCATACTACAACAACCGGGTGAAAGACCAGATACTGTCCACTCCACAGCCTTCATCCTCGGGTGTGAAGTATGTGCTGATGAATGTGGGAGAAGTAGCCAATGAAGGTTGGGACATCTCCGTCAGCGCCACTCCTGTACTGACCAAAAACTTCCGCTGGGACTTGACAGCCAACTACGGCATCTATCGCAACAAGGTTGTGAAACTTGCCGAAGGCGTGCCATACCTCGAAATATCCAACATCGGCGGAGGAGGTGCCAAGATACAAGCCGTAGAAGGCCGCCCAATGGGTGATATCTATGTACAGATGCCTCAAATGAACGAAAACGGCGATTATCTTGTATCGGACAAAGGACTTTACCTGAACCAGACAGATCTGCAAAGAGTGGGTAATATCAATCCTGACGGCGTAGGCGGTTTGTTCAGTTCATTCTCATATAAGAATATATTCCTGGATTTCAGCATCGACTTCCGCATAGGAGGCGATGTAATCAATGAAATGTACCAGTACTCCACCGCATCGGGTTTGACACCGGAATCCTTGCAATACCGCGATACAGAGCATGGAGGCTTGTCTTATTACTATCCGGGAAACAACAATGCCAGCGGCACACCTGTACAGGTGGATCCTTCATCAGGCGTCGGTCCGAACGGAGAGATTATTTATCATGACGGCATTATTCTGCCGGGTGTGGTGGCTTCTACGGGTGAAAAAAACACACGCATCATCCCCGCCGGCTACTACTACAACCAAACTTATAATTGGGGTACCCAGTCTGAACAACTCACATACCGCCACTCAGTATTCGACAATACGTATGTCAAACTGCGCGAACTGACTATCGGCTACCAGTTCCCGGAGAAGCTGACAGCCAAATTGGGAATGACCCGACTGAGCGTTTCCATATTCGGACGTAACTTGTTCTATTTCTACAAGGCACTGAAGAATTATGATGCAGAATCTTCCGTAGGAACATCCTGGGCAAGCCAGGCAGTAGTGGGCGGCTCTACTACTGCGACACGTAACTTCGGTGTTTCGTTGCGGGCGAGCTTTTAGGAAATAAAGGATAGAGAATTGAAGAATAAAAATTGAAAGTTAATGAAAATAGATATGAAAAAGATGAATATAGGGGCTTTCGTAGTATCGGGAGGGTTGTTATTGGCAGCTTCCGGCTGTACGGAGTCCGACTTTGACAGCAAATATGAAGATCCTTCAAAGGTCAACCAAGTCACCATCAGCAATCTGATGGTAGGAGTCTTCCAGAAAGTGAAAGATTATGATGTCTATGAATACGGACGTTTCTTCGGCTTCGACTCACAATTTGTGGGCAAATATGCGCAAACATTCGGTTACAGTTACTCCGGCGGCATGTATAGTCCGGGATATACACCTGCCATAGACGGGCAATGGGACAACCTGTATTCGGCACTGACTCAATACCGCAAAATGGAGTCACTGTATAATGAGGAAAACGACACTCAAAAAGCGCAGGACGAGGCGTTCATGCTGGCAGCCAAAGTGCAGTTGTATGATTTCTTTGCCGCTACCGTAGATATTTTCGGGGATATGCCCTTCTCCAAAGCATGTACCCTGCCGCTAACCAACGACGTTAACGGTTCCTACGCCCCTTACGACAAAGCCGAAGATATTTACAGAACAATTCTTGGCGAACTGAAAGAAATTGCCCCGCGTTTCCGTTTGGTAACCGTACCAAAAAATTTCAGCACTCAGGACTTCATCAATTTAGGGAATATGGAGAAATGGGAACGCTATGCAAACTCCCTGCGTCTACGCCTTGCCATGCGTGTAGCTACACAGGGGGCTTTACAGGAAGAAGGACGTGCAGCCATCAAGGAAATGCTGGAAAACCCTGCCGGTTATCCATTGGTAGAGGAGCAGGAAAACAATATCTTCATCATCAACCAAAAGTCCGGACAACTGAACTTTACCGCCGGCAGCGGGTTAGGCGACTGGACAACGAACCGCCTCGCTTCCGGCGCTATCATAGACCGCATGTTAAGCCATGGCAACTATGACATGAACAGCAGCGACCCGCAAAGCGGTGTTTATATCAAAGGTGAAGACGATCCCCGCATTTTGCTGAACTACAATCCCGTAAGCATCACCAACCGCCAAACCGGACAAGTAGACGAGCACCGCTATCTCGGTACAGACCTCACTGTGGCAGATGAACTGACAGAGTATTACAATGCCCAGGCACAGGATGAGGTGAATACAGCCAACAAAGGCTTCTCACAAATCACTCAAAGAGGGTTCTTTTGGGAAAACGATAAATTCGACATGCTGATAATGGCTTCACCCGAGATACACTTTCTGAAAGCAGAGGCTTATGCCATGGGATATGGGGTGACACAAGACATGTCGAAAGCAGAAGAAGAATTCAAGACGGCTGTCAGCCAGTCCGTCACGCTCTATTACTACTATGACTCAATCGGTTCGGGAGAGAACTGCCGTCGCTACGATGCCCCTGCCTCCGAAGAGATTGCAGACTTTGCCGATGCAAAATGGAACAGTGCTGCGTATGCGGACAAGTTGGATGCCATCATTACGCAAAAATGGCTGCACTTCGGTTTTCTTACCAGCCGCGAGGCATGGAGCGACATCCGCCGTACAGGTTATCCCTCAGGACTAATATTTCCCGAAGTATCGGGCACCATCCCCCGCGTACCGAACCGCTGGCGATATCCCAGCACAGAGGTGAATTATAATCCCTACTATAAAGACGTAGCCGACAAAGACACCTATACGGAAAAACTGTTTTGGGCTAAATAGGGAGACATAAGCTCCCCATCCGGGCAAGGTAAGACATCAATACGGATTACAACTTATCTCCGAATGACAAGTCTCCGGCATCCCCCAATCCCGGAACAATGTACGAATGTTCGTTCATCTCCGGATCAATGGCACCGCACCATAAAGAGACCTCATCACCGGGAAACAGATTCTGCAAATGCTCCACCCCTTGCCGGCTGGCAATAACACAAGCAATCTGCAATTTAGCAGGCGTACCTTTGGTGAGGAAAGCCTTCCAGGCAAGTTCCATACTCTCGCCCGTAGCAAGCATAGGGTCCACCAGTAACAGGGTCTTGCCGGTGAGGTCGGGAGTAGCGATGTATTCGATATGCACATCCACGGTGCGGCACTCTTTATCCTTATAGTAGCGGTAAGCAGAAACGAAAGCGTTGTCCGCACGATCGAATACATTCAGAAAACCGGCATGCAAAGGAAGTCCGGCGCGAAAAACGGTAGCAATCACTACATCATCGTCGAACGTACTGACAGGAGCTATTCCCAACGGCGTTTGCACTTGTTTCTCGGAATAGGCCAGTTCCTTACTCATTTCATACGCCATGATTTCTCCGATACGTTCGATGTTGCGACGGAAACGCATACGGTCGGACTGCACTTGCACGTCACGTATCTCCGCCATGTATTGGTTCAAGACCGAGTTAGTCTCGGCAAAGTTTATAACTCTCATAGTAGGACATCAATTTCATTGCAAAGTAAATGATTTCTGTCCAATTTGCAACATTCAGTTTGCAGATATTGTTATGGTTTTATAAAAGATTTCCTATTACAGAAAAATTTCTCTAATTGGATGTTTCTTTTAAAATAAAGTATTACTTTTGTAGTCGCAAAAACAAGGGGCTTACCAAAAGGTGCGTTTTTCATGAATCCTCCCCCCTTGTGATAAGGCGAAAAGAAACGAATTATAAACCAAATACCAATTTTTAAAATCTTAAAAGAAATGGCAAATTTAGATTTAAGCAAGTACGGTATCAAAGACGTGAAGGAGATCCTCCACAACCCGTCTTATGATGTATTGTTCGCTGAAGAGACCAAACCGGGTCTGGAAGGCTTCGAAAAAGGTCAAGTAACCGAACTGGGTGCTGTGAACGTAATGACAGGTATCTATACCGGACGTTCTCCTAAAGATAAATTCTTTGTAATGAACGAAGCCAGCAAGGACTCTGTATGGTGGACTTCCGAAGAATACAAAAACGATAACAAACCTTGCTCTGAAGAAGCATGGGCCGATCTGAAAGCTAAGGCTGTAAACCAGTTGAGCGGCAAGCGTCTGTTCGTTGTCGATACTTTCTGCGGTGCCAACGAAGCTACCCGCATGAAAGTACGTTTCATCATGGAAGTAGCATGGCAGGCTCACTTCGTAACTAACATGTTCATCCGCCCCACTGCTGAAGAACTTGCTAACTACGGAGAACCTGATTTCGTATCATTCAACGCTTCCAAAGCAAAAGTTGACAACTACAAGGAACTGGGTCTGAACTCTGAAACAGCTACTGTATTCAACTTGAAAACCAACGAGCAAGTTATCCTGAACACTTGGTATGGTGGTGAAATGAAGAAAGGTATGTTCTCTATCATGAACTACAAGAACCCGCTTCGCGGCATCGCTTCTATGCACTGTTCTGCCAACACCAACATGGAAGGCACTGACTCTGCTATCTTCTTCGGTCTGTCCGGTACAGGTAAGACTACTTTGTCTACCGACCCGAAACGTCTGCTGATCGGTGACGACGAACATGGTTGGGACGACGAAGGCGTATTCAACTACGAAGGCGGTTGCTATGCTAAGGTTATCAACTTGGACAAAGACAGCGAACCCGATATCTACAATGCTATCAAACGTGACGCTCTGTTGGAGAACGTAACAGTTGATGCCAACGGTAAGATCGACTTCGCAGATAAGAGCACTACTGAAAACACTCGTGTTTCTTATCCTATCTATCACATCAACAACATCGTTAAGCCGGTATCCAAAGGTCCTCACGCTCATCAGGTAATCTTCCTGTCTGCTGATGCCTTCGGTGTATTGCCTCCGGTATCTATCCTGAACCCGGAACAAGCTCAGTACTACTTCCTGTCTGGTTTCACTGCTAAGTTGGCAGGTACAGAACGCGGTATCACTGAACCGACTCCGACATTCTCTGCTTGCTTCGGTGCTGCTTTCTTGAGCTTGCATCCTACTAAATATGCAGAAGAATTGGTTAAGAAGATGAACAAGGTTGGCGCTAAGGCTTACTTGGTTAACACCGGTTGGAACGGTAGCGGCAAGCGTATCTCCATCAAAGATACTCGTGGTATCATTGACGCTATCCTTGACGGTTCCATCGACAAGGCTCCGACAAAGGTTATCCCTTACTTCGACTTCGTTGTTCCGACAGAATTGCCGGGTGTTGATCCGAAGATCCTCGATCCTCGCGACACTTACGAATGTGCTTGCAAGTGGGAAGAAAAAGCAAAAGACTTGGCAGGACGCTTCATCAAGAACTTCGCTAAGTTCACAGGTAACGAAGCCGGTAAGGCTTTGGTTGCTGCCGGTCCGAAACTCTAATAAAACCGGATTACATATTTTTAAGGCGGCTTCCGTTTTCGGAAGCCGCTTTTTTTGTTAGATTTGCGACGAAGCGAATCACCAATATAATACAGAATATGAAGAGTTTAAAGTTTATGCTGTTAGGCGCAGGCCTATTAATGTTGTCCGCATGCGGGCCGCAGGCACAGAAAGAGAGCGAAAGCACCGTTACAGAGAAAAGCAACTCGGACGCGGTGATTGAAACAATCATGTCACGCCGCAGCATCCGCAAGTACAAACCGGAAGCAGTAAATCGCGACACAATGAAAATCATCCTGAACTGTGGCATCAATGCCCCCAACGGACAGAACAAACAGTCCTGGGCAGTACGCGTGGTGGACAGTCCGGAGTTTCTCAACGGAGTGAGCGAAGTGTTCAAACAGAAGAACCCCCAAGCGGCGGGAGATCCCAATTTCAAGAATATGTTCCGCAATGCGCCCACTGTGGTGTTCATCGGCCATGACACCTCCTATGACTGTTCCCAGATTGACTGCGGGCTGCTGGGTGAGAATATGGTATTGGCAGCCTGGTCTATGGGAATAGGTTCCTGTTGCCTGGCAAGCCCCACACGCTTCATCGCCGACACGCCCGAAGCTGCCGAATACCTCAAAAGACTGGAATTCCCCGAAGGCTACAAGCTGCTCTATTGCATCGCTTTCGGCTATCCGGACGAAGCGCCTGCCGCCAAACCGAGAGATACCGCCAAGGTGAAATACATAGATTGACGTACAACAAAAGAAGGAGTGCCCCACCTTTCAGTGAAGCACTCCTTTCCATATATAACAACTAAAATATTAGAATCAATTCTTATTGGCACGTTTACGCTCCGTTTCGTCCAGAATAACCTTACGCATGCGCATGGACTTGGGAGTAACCTCTACGTATTCATCTCCCTTGATATATTCCAGCGCTTCTTCCAAAGAGAACTGTACCGGTGGAATCAAGCGTGCTTTTTCGTCAGAACCGGAAGCACGCATATTGGTCAGTTTCTTGGATTTGGTTACGTTCACCACAAGGTCGTTGTCGTGAGAGTGTTCGCCTACAACCTGTCCGGCATACACCTCTTCCTGCGGGAAGATGAAGAACTTTCCGCGGTCCTGCAGTTTGTCTATGGCATAAGCAAAAGCCGTACCGGACTCCATAGCTATGATAGAACCGTTAGTGCGGCGTTCAATTTCGCCTTTATAAGGTTGGTATTCCTTAAAGCGGTGCGCCATGATAGCTTCACCGGCAGATGCAGTCAGCACATTCGTACGCAGACCGATGATACCGCGTGACGGCATATTGAATTCAAGGTTGACGCGCTCTCCGGCACTTTCCATTTTCACCATTTCACCCTTACGGCGGGTCACCATATCAATGATCTTGCTGGCATATTCTTCGGGAACGTTGACTGTGAGTTCTTCGATAGGTTCGTTCTTCACGCCGTCTATCTCCTTAAAAATCACCTGTGGCTGCCCCACCTGCAATTCATATCCTTCACGACGCATCGTCTCAACCAATACGGAGAGGTGGAGGACACCGCGACCGGAAACCACCCATTTACCGTCTTCCTCACTTTTGCGTACGCGAAGTGCGAGGTTCTTATCCAGCTCCTTCATCAGACGGTCGTGGATGTGACGGGAAGTAACGAACTTGCCCTCCTTACCAAAGAACGGAGAATCGTTTATGGTGAACAGCATGCTCATTGTCGGCTCGTCAATGGCGATAGGCGGCAATGCCTCAGGATTTTCATAGTCGCAGATCGTATCTCCGATCTCAAATCCTTCGATACCTACCAGCGCACAAATGTCACCGGAAGAAACTTCCGCAACTTTCACACGCCCCATGCCTTCAAAAGTATGCAGTTCCTTAATCTTTGACTTGACGATCGAACCGTCGCGTTTCGCCAAAGATACGTTCATGCCTTCTCTCAAAGTGCCGCGATGCACACGGCCTACGGCAATACGACCGGTATAAGAGGAATAGTCCAATGATGTCACCAGCATTTGCGGCGTACCTTCCAGCTGCGTGGGAGCCGGGATATTCTCCAGGATACAATCCAGCAAAGGATAAATATTATCCGTCGGCTTCTGCCAGTCGGTGCTCATCCAGTTATTTTTTGCCGAACCGTAAATAACGGGGAAATCCAACTGGTCTTCCGTTGCTTCCAGGCTGAACATCAAGTCGAATACCATTTCATAGACTTCTTCGGGACGGCAGTTCGGCTTGTCCACCTTGTTCACAACAACGATGGGTTTCAGGCCGATCTGCAAAGCTTTCTGCAATACAAAACGCGTCTGCGGCATCGGACCCTCAAAAGCGTCCACCAACAAGATACATCCGTCGGCCATGTTCAATACGCGTTCCACCTCACCGCCGAAGTCGCTGTGCCCCGGAGTGTCGATAATATTAATCTTAGTGTCTTTATAATTGATAGAAACGTTTTTGGAAAGGATTGTTATTCCTCGCTCACGCTCCAAATCATTGTTATCCAACATTAATTCACCTGTGCTCTGGTTATTGCGGAAAAGATTTCCGGCCAGAAGCATCTTATCGACAAGCGTCGTTTTTCCATGATCGACATGGGCAATAATTGCAATGTTTCTAATATTTTGCATATAATACCTATTATTTGGCTGCAAAGATAGTGCAAACCGAAAGCAGATGCAAATTAATTTGCAATTTGCTAAGGTGCAGCCTCTTTTCGCGTAGCAAAGGTACGAATTTTACAGCATATACATCACAGAGAAAAGTTTTTTTTGCTGAATATCATTGCAATATAAAAGATAATGCCTATCTTTGCACGCTCGAAAGAGAAAAATTTATCAACTTTTTTAATTAAACACTATGTATTTAGACGCTGCTAAAAAGCAAGAAATCTTCGGCAAATACGGAAAGTCTAACTCTGATACTGGCTCAGCTGAGGCCCAGATAGCTTTGTTTTCATACCGTATTGCTCACCTGACTGAGCACATGAAGCTCAACAGAAAAGATTATAGTACAGAAAGAGCCTTGACAATGTTGGTAGGTAAGCGCCGCGCGCTGCTGAACTACCTGAAGGACCGCGACATCAACAGATATCGTGCCATCATTCAAGAGCTCGGCTTGCGTAAGTAATTTACTTGCGGTAAACTTATTAAAGCGGGGAAGTCTCAATAGGAGATTTCCCCGCTTTGCTTTTTAAGCACTTTTCTTGCCTTTTCCATTCCGTTCCACCATGGGATAAGTTTCTTTCCACCACGAGGCAAGTTTCTTTCCATCGTGGTGGAAAGAAACTTGCCTCGTGGTGGAAAGATTTTACTTGTGCGGAAGACTACAACAATGACTTATAGAGTACGTGTTCTTTCAACGGATGCCCGTCGGTTACGGAAGGATGCATAAAATTTTTCTCAAACTCCATTCCTATTTTCTGCATAACCCGCTGTGAAGGTTTATTGGGCAATGCGGTAAAGGCCCAAACCGTAGTAAACGGAAGATTCTCCTTTGCATAGTCCAAACAGGCTTTTGCAGCTTCAGTAGCATACCCCCTGTTCCAATATTCCTGCTTCAGCCTCCACGCTATCTCAATTCCCGGAGCAAAATCAACATCGAACGAAAAATTATGAAAGCCCGTAAAGCCGACAAAAGCCCCGTCCGACTTTTGTTC from the Bacteroides eggerthii genome contains:
- the typA gene encoding translational GTPase TypA, whose amino-acid sequence is MQNIRNIAIIAHVDHGKTTLVDKMLLAGNLFRNNQSTGELMLDNNDLERERGITILSKNVSINYKDTKINIIDTPGHSDFGGEVERVLNMADGCILLVDAFEGPMPQTRFVLQKALQIGLKPIVVVNKVDKPNCRPEEVYEMVFDLMFSLEATEDQLDFPVIYGSAKNNWMSTDWQKPTDNIYPLLDCILENIPAPTQLEGTPQMLVTSLDYSSYTGRIAVGRVHRGTLREGMNVSLAKRDGSIVKSKIKELHTFEGMGRVKVAEVSSGDICALVGIEGFEIGDTICDYENPEALPPIAIDEPTMSMLFTINDSPFFGKEGKFVTSRHIHDRLMKELDKNLALRVRKSEEDGKWVVSGRGVLHLSVLVETMRREGYELQVGQPQVIFKEIDGVKNEPIEELTVNVPEEYASKIIDMVTRRKGEMVKMESAGERVNLEFNMPSRGIIGLRTNVLTASAGEAIMAHRFKEYQPYKGEIERRTNGSIIAMESGTAFAYAIDKLQDRGKFFIFPQEEVYAGQVVGEHSHDNDLVVNVTKSKKLTNMRASGSDEKARLIPPVQFSLEEALEYIKGDEYVEVTPKSMRMRKVILDETERKRANKN
- the rpsO gene encoding 30S ribosomal protein S15; amino-acid sequence: MYLDAAKKQEIFGKYGKSNSDTGSAEAQIALFSYRIAHLTEHMKLNRKDYSTERALTMLVGKRRALLNYLKDRDINRYRAIIQELGLRK
- a CDS encoding GNAT family N-acetyltransferase: MVYIETPRLLLRDWEEEDFVVFSEMNSSPSVMKYFLHPLSEEESLVLFDAVRSDFLRYGYGGYAVEQKSDGAFVGFTGFHNFSFDVDFAPGIEIAWRLKQEYWNRGYATEAAKACLDYAKENLPFTTVWAFTALPNKPSQRVMQKIGMEFEKNFMHPSVTDGHPLKEHVLYKSLL